Within the Enterobacter bugandensis genome, the region TTCGGCAAACTGGCGAAGAAGCACTCTATTTGCCCGTCAGGCAAGCGTGGCGGCGATTTAGGCGAATTCCGTCAGGGTCAAATGGTTCCGGCGTTCGATAAAGTGGTCTTCTCCTGCCCGGTGCTGGAGCCAACAGGTCCGCTGCATACTCAGTTCGGTTATCACATTATTAAAGTGCTGTATCGCAAATAAAAAAGCCGGGTGGCGGCTGCGCCTTACCCGGCCTACATCTTACGTTTTTGTAGGTCGGGTAAGCGAAGCGCCACCCGACAAGGTTGTTAACCTGCTACAGCAAT harbors:
- the ppiC gene encoding peptidylprolyl isomerase PpiC: MAKTAAALHILVKEEKLALDLLEQIKNGADFGKLAKKHSICPSGKRGGDLGEFRQGQMVPAFDKVVFSCPVLEPTGPLHTQFGYHIIKVLYRK